TGACTGTCCTGTCATTGTGAAGTTCACTTCAGCAGTGCTGTGTACATGGTTAAGTGCACTGTACTGGTCTTAGGAGGCAGGCATTGACTGCCAGGGCAATGCCCACAGTATAATAGAATTATTCAAGGAACAGAATAATCCCTGAGGTGTCAAACTGGAGGATGTGTAGACAATGTTAAGGAAGGgactgtgatttgacctttatTGCAGAACACTTTTGGACCAAAGGTATTGGAAATTTTTGGAAAAATGCAGCTGCCTTCATGCACACCACAAGTGattacaaaacatgcaataatctgtgttttgtctcttaGACACTAAAAAACGAAGGAACTGTAACTGCAGCACCCAATTTCAATCCAAGTTCAGATGCAGCAGTTTTGGATAAGGCAATCAAAGCAAAAGGTGAACTTACAATGTGTTTTTGGCTGTGGCTATGGTCTTTTAAGAACCTTGACTCCCTCTGCTGGCCATCATTGATTATGACTTCAAACAGATTGTTGTCCGCAGGAGAAAGTCACTCCATATCTAAACGCGGGTACAAATCTTGAATGATAGATATAATTACTTTAGTCTGTATCCTGTCATTCCTGCAGGTGTGGATGAAAACACCATTATTGAAGTTCTGGTGAAAAGAAGCAACGAGCAGAGACAGAAGATCAAAGAGGCTTACCAGAAGTCCAGTGGCAAGGTAATGTGTAACTGTTCATAGAAAAAAGGCGGTACACCTGTAGATAttcctctgacacacacattgttACACACATGCTCTCAACTCATTGGTTTTTCCCCTGTAGCCCTTGGATACAGCTCTGAAAAATGCTCTGAAAGGAGATCTGGAGGATGTGGTGCTGGCTCTGCTGAAAACACCGGCCCAATATGATGCCCAGCTTCTGAAGCAGGCTATGAAGgtatattataaaacaaatgcaaagatGGGTTTTGTTTGAATTAGGGTAGTGGGCTTTTTCTGTAATAACTCCCATCACACATCTTTCTCAGGGTCTGGGAACAGATGAGGACACTCTGATAGAGGTCTTGGCTTCTCGAACCAACAGAGAGATCCTGGCACTAAAGAAGGCCTACAAGGAAGGTGTGTGCCAAAATGTTATACAAAAGTCTAAATTTTCATCAAGTAGCGATAGAACATGTTACTACAATTAATTGTAGCTTCTGGAATATGggggaaacattaaaaaaggcaCTTGGTGACACTGAATATTCACATTCTAAATGCCCAAACCTCTCCAAGAGTACAAGAAGGAGCTAGAGGATGACATCAAGTCTGACACCAGTGGAGACTTTAGGACTGCCCTCTTTGCACTCTGCAAGGTACGTGTGGGGATGCATGCTTTCTgtcttgtgtattttattgagGAGTTTGCAGAAGGATTTGCACAACACATTTAGCACGTTGAGACCAGGATGTTGTAAGATAACTTTTCACTCCATACTGCGGCAACTCCACTTCCTGAATCCTCACATTTACTAACACATCTAAGACAGCAATTAGGTTCTATTTTTTCAAATGTGGACATATAACTAGCTTAATAAGCTGAATATCctttaaattttgtatttagAATATAACAAGTTAGAAACAAATATTCTGCAACtcattatttgtcattattgtaAAAGGCAGACAATTTCTATGCACTTATTCTGCTTCATAATGCTTCTCAACTTTGTACACTATCTGTAGGatagattatttttaataaggGAACATCCTTTATATCATATATTAAAGATATATGACTGTGAGATTTCCATTACACAgcctatttttttatatatgttttttacaaCCACcccatttactgtaaattaataatattttgagATGTGGAGATTATATCACAGATCCCCTCTGTATTTGCTAAGTCAGACATAGACATGGATTCAAATGAACATAATATCATGATCTAGTCTATGATGATTTGCTTAACATTACGTAGCTCCATTAACTGCTTACACAGATGTTTTTTAGGGTTTACAAACCCTTTGGTTGAAAAAGAAGGTTGCGTCTCTGAAAATGTTAGTACAGCAAGTATAGTGCCAGGATCTTCCCAAACTGTTCTATCCTTGTCCAGGACACTAACTTAATGAGATGTTTGTATTGAACATCATAATTTCTTCCAAAAGCCAGTATTTTACAGAGACTGGGTCCAGACTGGTTGTTTTCAGATAAGGAAAGTTTCTGTCTATCACAGGCCAGTAGAACTGAAGGAGTTTGTGAGGAGCTGATTGACAGTGATGCCCGGGCTCTGTACGAGGCGGGGGAGGCTAGAAAAGGCACCAACTGCTCTGTCTTCATTGACATCCTCACTAGCAGGAGTGCCGCTCATCTCCGTAAAGGTTAGTCGATTGACTGCTAATATTTAGTAACATCTGACTCTCTTTACAGTTTGTTCCTGCCAGATCTAACGGTCCttcactgttttctctttccacaGTATTTGAAAGGTACTCAAAGTACAGCAAAGTGGACGTGGCTAAAGCTATTGACCTGGAGTTGAAGGGAGATATTGAAAATTGTCTTACAGCAGTAGGTAAAGGCAGAAATCACTACTCTTGTCTTGTACCTCAGCATTCACTGATTGATTTGTACAcagttcatttaaatttttttttaaaaaaaactctagtGTTGTGTGCTGGCAGCAGACCTGCTTTCTTTGCGGAGAAGCTGTACTTGTCCATGAAGGTAGAGTATGTAGATACAACTACTAATACAGAATACTGTGCCCACTGCTCAAGGCTTTCATTGACTGACTCATTTCTGTCCATCAGGGTAGCGGTACCCGTAAACAAACTCTGACCCGCATCATGGTGAGCCGCTCTGAAATTGACATGCGACCAATCAAGGAAGAGTACAAGAAAAAATATGGCAAAACACTCTACAAGGATATTCTGGTGAGCAGTCATTTCCAGTGACAATGAGTGTTGTGTTTCACAATTTATAAAAcaagactttttatttatttatttttttccttcaggaTGATACCAGTGGAGACTATGAGAAGATTCTGCTTGCACTGTGTGGGGGTGATAACTAATAGACAATCAGTGGGATCCAGCACCAACAGTGCAAAATCGCCTATAGCCTCCCAAAACATATAGTGCCctatgcatttttttccttctgcttgTTCTTCATGACTGTCCTGACATGTAGAATTTTGCAGTGAGCAAAGATTACCAATGAATTGGCACCGCTTCTCTAGATCATTTCACACAAAGTTATTCATTTTCTTCCACCAAACTTATCCCTGTTGCTTGGTCATGAACATATGATATTTGACAGATTACATTCTCATATCCAATGCTTGAAAGGAATgatgtacacatgcacactaaACAGCGTTTTAGTAAGTAACAGATGTATGCTTTAAGGAGTTTGGAAACTctacaaataaaaaccttttctatGAACacctttttgctgttttttttcttttagacaCAGATTTTTACACTATAAATTAAATGCCAGAGATAACACTACTTCtctaattaataaagaaaaagatttttcaCTATATTGTGTCATTTACATGCTAAAGTGACTTATTTTTTATACTATAACATTGTTCAGTAATAAGtccgttttttcttttttcaattattgttattgtccagacattataaataaacacaaagcaagAATAGGTGGATGAGTTAAACTCTTTTTAGAACGTGTGGTAATGGGTTTAACATTTCATGCACTGACGGGGAGATCTGGGCCGTTTACAGTTTGAATCTAAGACACACACCTTTTATGTCTTATTTGGTTTCCGCTAAAGGGGGATTGCTGCTGTAGAATTTGGCAACCTCCTAGGTCACAGCCGTTTAAACTAGCTGAGCGTCTTATCCGGTAAGCTAATGTCAGGTTAACAATCTTTCTTTCTTAGTATTTGTCCAGATTTATTTCACAGCAGAACTGTTTCCTGGTTGTAACCAAAACCCCCAAATAATACTAACAAACTCGAATGTGGTAAAAGCTATTTCTTTTTGCTGTCATGCGATTTCTTTAGCGTGACAGCAAGCTAGCTGGCTagtgctaacgttagctaatcAGCCAGTCAGACCCCAAACTTGGCTTTTTTACCTTTCATTAGCGTGTCATGATGCAGATGAAATTATGAAAACTAAAATCGCTACCATAATACGTAATCATGTGGGTATGTAAGACATTTGAGTTTAAGTGGGGCTGAGATAGGCTACCTAATTTTTAAGTAACGTTAATGTACAGAGAAACATTAAGAATCATTCTTTTAAGGCTTCTTGCAGTAATTGTAAAGATCTCAATCCACCCTTTTTCTTCTACaacattattttatgttcaaCATGACCAACCATGTCTTTTCATTTTAGGTCAATCCGTTCATCCCGGTCAACCAGTTCATGTAGTCTCCCCCCTCCgctttaataaaactaatgatAACGACCTGACCAATGGACCACTCAAGTATTTGCTCAATGACAGGGTCACTTTTTGGGATAGATCATGAATGACAAACTAGTCTTCCTGGGCCTGTTGTACTTTGTCCAGGGCATCCCCTATGGTCTCCAGTcttctctgcttcctgtctACCTGCGTGGAGCTGGTCACTCCCTCACCCGCATCGGCTTCACCAAGATCCTCTACTTTCCTTGGGTTCTTAAAGTTCTCTGGGCCCCTCTGGTGGACCGTGTTGGGACCAAGCGTCGCTGGCTGGTGGGGACAGTCTCTGGCCTGGGTCTGACATGCCTCATCAGTGCTGTCCTTGCCCCAGAGGCACATATCTGGGGAGTAGCAGGAACCCTTTTGGCGATGAACACCTTGGCCTCTGTCCAGGACATTGCTGTAGATGGGGCTGCAGTGGGAATGTTGAAAAGTCGTGGGGAGCTGGGGCTGGGCAACACAGCACAAGTCGTGGGCTATAAAGCGGGGTCAGTGTTTGCCGGAGGAGGGCTACTGGCTGTGATTGACGTGGCTGGATGGAGTTGGATGTTTATGCTGCTGATGTTTGTGTATGCTGGCGTAGCTCTATTTGTGTGGGGGGCTCCTGTGCTGGATGATGAGACTGTGAGGGGTCAGCAGTCAGATGCCAGCAGGAGAGGAGGGCAGGGAGCAGATGCAATGAGACCATGGAGACTGTGGAGAAAGCTGCTGGCAGTGCCTGGCACACCTTGGACAGTCCTCTATGTGCTCACATACAAACTGGGTGAGTTTGATTGATACACAAATATTGCTGTAGACTGAAGTATTgttgatttttatctttttcttagTGCTAGCTAAGGCAAGGAAGAATATGAATATTAGGCTTGaatatttcttaataaaactCACTAAGGTTTAAAGTGCCACAACTAATATACTGTTCtctatataattttaaatgactGATTGAATTGTTGATAATTTAGTTGTATATTTTGTCAATTAAATGTTTCATCTAAGAAatatcacaaaaatgttttcatctgaaGGTGACATCTCCAAATATCTTGTTCTTTTTGACCAATT
This window of the Channa argus isolate prfri chromosome 11, Channa argus male v1.0, whole genome shotgun sequence genome carries:
- the mfsd3 gene encoding major facilitator superfamily domain-containing protein 3 isoform X2, with translation MNDKLVFLGLLYFVQGIPYGLQSSLLPVYLRGAGHSLTRIGFTKILYFPWVLKVLWAPLVDRVGTKRRWLVGTVSGLGLTCLISAVLAPEAHIWGVAGTLLAMNTLASVQDIAVDGAAVGMLKSRGELGLGNTAQVVGYKAGSVFAGGGLLAVIDVAGWSWMFMLLMFVYAGVALFVWGAPVLDDETVRGQQSDASRRGGQGADAMRPWRLWRKLLAVPGTPWTVLYVLTYKLGEQGAVTMFPLFLLDHHMTARELGFWNGVIAMGFSICGSSLGGLLLAQFSIGALMRRVFVLRTISMVFQSSLLTVLEPSPLMKGMAVLSMSVQHFLGGLITTLTFTTMMHCTQRAEESIQQHHRCWYGLMITLNADQ
- the anxa1a gene encoding annexin A1a; this translates as MSFISKFMEQAVYIGMPDDSTLKNEGTVTAAPNFNPSSDAAVLDKAIKAKGVDENTIIEVLVKRSNEQRQKIKEAYQKSSGKPLDTALKNALKGDLEDVVLALLKTPAQYDAQLLKQAMKGLGTDEDTLIEVLASRTNREILALKKAYKEEYKKELEDDIKSDTSGDFRTALFALCKASRTEGVCEELIDSDARALYEAGEARKGTNCSVFIDILTSRSAAHLRKVFERYSKYSKVDVAKAIDLELKGDIENCLTAVVLCAGSRPAFFAEKLYLSMKGSGTRKQTLTRIMVSRSEIDMRPIKEEYKKKYGKTLYKDILDDTSGDYEKILLALCGGDN
- the mfsd3 gene encoding major facilitator superfamily domain-containing protein 3 isoform X1, producing MNDKLVFLGLLYFVQGIPYGLQSSLLPVYLRGAGHSLTRIGFTKILYFPWVLKVLWAPLVDRVGTKRRWLVGTVSGLGLTCLISAVLAPEAHIWGVAGTLLAMNTLASVQDIAVDGAAVGMLKSRGELGLGNTAQVVGYKAGSVFAGGGLLAVIDVAGWSWMFMLLMFVYAGVALFVWGAPVLDDETVRGQQSDASRRGGQGADAMRPWRLWRKLLAVPGTPWTVLYVLTYKLGEQGAVTMFPLFLLDHHMTARELGFWNGVIAMGFSICGSSLGGLLLAQFSIGALMRRVFVLRTISMVFQSSLLTVLEPSPLMKGMAVLSMSVQHFLGGLITTLTFTTMMHCTQRAEESIQATHYSFLATLEVLGKLMFSALAGGLVDWFGFQVAFLFFLTLSAGTALHVWTATFTGAIREHQLKEQPK